From Kaistella polysaccharea:
TTTCCCAAATGACCTGCGCCAACTAACCCTGCTTTTAGCATAAAAAATTAATTTTTGTAAAGATATTAAAATAGACGAAAAGTCAGGAAATTAAGAGACACGAGATTAAGAGACAGTAGAAAATTATGGAAACATAGAAAATTTTAAAATCTCTAATCTCAAGTCTTTGAATCTCGAGTCTATTCCCTATTTTTGTGACATGCAGGATTCTTACGTTCATAAAGGAAAACGAAAAATTTTAGTCGATTATCTTCGTCATAAAATTGGGATTCAGGACGAAAAAGTTTTAGCGGCCCTCAATCAGGTTCCAAGACACCTCTTTCTGGAAAGTGTTTTCGAGGATTACGCCTACGAAGATCGCGCTTTTCCCATTTTAGCGCATCAAACCATTTCGCATCCTTCAACTGTAGCGGAGCAAACTGCACTTCTGGAATTAAAAGACAAGGACAAAGTTTTGGAAATCGGTACAGGATGTGGCTATCAAACTGCTGTTTTAGTTGCTCTAAATGTATTGGTGTTTACGATTGAGCGCCAGAAAGATCTGCATGAATTTTCTCAGAAAAAGCTTCGAGAACTTCATCTTCGGCCGAAATTTCAGAGTTTTGGAGATGGATTTTTAGGATTACCCACTTTTGCACCTTTCGATAAA
This genomic window contains:
- a CDS encoding protein-L-isoaspartate(D-aspartate) O-methyltransferase, translating into MQDSYVHKGKRKILVDYLRHKIGIQDEKVLAALNQVPRHLFLESVFEDYAYEDRAFPILAHQTISHPSTVAEQTALLELKDKDKVLEIGTGCGYQTAVLVALNVLVFTIERQKDLHEFSQKKLRELHLRPKFQSFGDGFLGLPTFAPFDKILVTCGAEVLPTELLHQLKVGGKMVIPLGKTDEQILMRFTKKSEREFEREEFGSYKFVPMLNNTNH